The nucleotide sequence TAGACCATATGGTGATATCTGGAGTAGACCATATGGTGATATCTAGAGTAGACCATGTGGTGATATCTAGAGTAGACCATATGGTGATATCTAGAGTAGACCATATGGTGATATCTGGAGTAGACCATATGGTGATATCTAGAGTAGACCATGTGGTGATATCTAGAGTAGACCATATGGTGATATCTAGAGTAGACCATGTGGTGATATCTAGAGTAGACCATGTGGTGATATAGACCATATGGTGAGTAGACCATGTGGTGATATCTAGAGTAGACCATGTGGTGATATCTGGAGTAGACCATATGGTGATATCTAGAGTAGACCATATGGTGATATCTAGACTAGACCATGTGGTGATATCTAGAGTAGACCATGTGGTGATATCTGGAGTAGACCATATGGTGATATCTAGAGTAGACCATGTGGTGATATCTAGAGTAGACCATGTGGTGATATCTAGAGTAGACCATATGGTGATATCTAGAGTAGACCATGTGGTGATATCTAGAGTAGACCATATGGTGATATCATAGACCATGTGGTGATATCTAGAGTAGACCATGTGGTGATATCTAGAGTAGACCATGTGGTGATATCTAGAGTAGACCATGTGGTGATATCTAGAGTAGACCATATGGTGATATCTAGAGTAGACCATGTGGTGATATCTAGAGTAGACCATATGGTGATATCTAGAGTAGACCATGTGGTGATATCTAGAGTAGACCATGTGGTGATATCTAGAGTAGACCATATGGTGATATCTAGAGTAGACCATATGGTGATATCTAGAGTAGACCATGTGGTGATATCTAGAGTAGACCATATGGTGATATCTAGAGTAGACCTGCATCTCAACCTCCACTCATATCTGTCATGTCTTCTGATGCTTTCCAGTTCTCATGTTTCTTCTCCTTTCTGTCCACAGTCACTGGAGAGCACTCGTCGTATGCTACAGCTGGTGGAAGAGGTAAGAGAAAGACACCATTCATACTTACAGTGTTCACAACGCCAAGTCAGATCACAATGCCTAGCCGTGCACGATATTGACATGGGTAAGACATGCACTGTGTGTTCTTACATGTACAGAACCAGGATCTGCCTGGCACAGCAATTTCACTGGAGCACATTTAACTCGGAGAGTGTTAAATGTATCACTTTTACAGTGCACATATGAGTCCCACTATTACAATGTTAAAATAACACTATTGAGAGTTTTGAAATGTTATCTTGGTaagaagaggggagatgagagagagatcaggagagagagagagagagagaaagagagagagagggagagagatcagaagagagagaacagaagagagagagagagagagagagagagagagagagagagagagagagagagagagagagagagagagagagagagagagagagagagagagagatcagaagagagactgagagagagagatcagaagagagactgagagagagagatcagaagagagagagaggcatagggagggagagaacagagaacagagagataacaggtCTCTGATGACAGCCTTGTGCTGCATATCTCAAGGTCATATTGATCATCAGTTCATATATCTCACCGAATAGCACAGCACAGCACCTCCCTGTCATCACTGgagggggcgagggagagagggggagggagatatggacagagggggagagatggagaggggagagagggagagatagagggagggagagagagaacaagagagagaggggagaggggagagagagaaggataacaGCACCTCGGACATGACAAACAGACAAGTGTAGGTgaagatagagggagggactgtcTGACAAAAGAGAAAATGGAGgataatggagagagggagcaagagacaaagagagggacagTTAGACTGCGACGAACAATCAGATGATTAGCGATAAGAGTGTATCACCCCACAGGTCAAGAACACAGATTCTATTTTATTAAagtgattatctctctctctgtcgtcatAATATTTAGGTGAGCAAATTATGTTTTTCATACAAACAAAAATGGATCTGCATTTCCAAATACATAATGATAGAATCCAGGGCtatccatctccatccatacGGTTTGCATAAGGTGATAGTATCGAGCCAAGCTGAGCCAAGCTGAGGGGTTCAGTGCAGTGCACTATGGGGATCGTATTCAATTGTGCCAAGAAGACTCCCCTGGGAGTCATATTAACTAACTTGGGATTTCTCTGGGAAGTGGAATGCTAAATTACAGAATAATTTATACACTGCAGTTGTGGCTTATTGCTCCCCCTTGCCCCAAACTTTGATGCTCTCTTCCTCGTAAACTGCTGAGGAGGCAGGAATgagaggcaggggaggcagggtgTCTTTTTATGCTGCCTATGCTCCACACCAGCTTCCATGTTTATTATTCAGCCAGGAACTGTAAAAGTCTCCATGATATCAGGAGGGTTATGTTGTGTTAGCCACATTGCACACTAGTCAGAGGTCcatactgtatctgtatctaaaGCCAATCGATTACTAATATGGATAGTGTTGGCTAACCTAACATAGCAGGTGTAAAAATTATGCCTGAACAGAGTTCCACACCCGTTTTTCAGGGGAAACGGAAGTTAGGTTGAAAATACTGTATCCCTGAAAACCGACCCTGCGGAGAGTGTTTTGGGCTGGCTATTCATGTAGTTTTCTACCAACCCTGTGGAGAGTGGTTTGGGCTGGCTATTCATGTAGTTTTCTACCGACCCTGTGGAAAGTAGTTTGGGCTGGCTATTCATGTAGTTTTCTACCGACCCTGCGGAGAGTAGTTTGGGCTGGCTATTCATGTAGTTTTCTACCGACCCTGCGGAGACTGGTTTGGGCTGGCTATTCATGTAGTTTTCTACCGACCCTGCGGAGTCTGGTTCGGGCTGGCTATTCATGTAGTTTTCTACCGACCCTGCGGAGAGTGTTTTGGGCTGGCTATTCATGTAGTTTTCTACCGACCCTGCGGAGACTGGTTTGGGCTGGCTATTCATGTAGTTTTCTACCGACCCTGCGGAGAGTGGTTTGGGCTGGCTATTCATGTAGTTTTCTACCGACCCTGCGGCGACTGGTTTGGGCTGGCTATTCATGTAGTTTTCTACTGACCCTGCGGAGAGTAGTTTGGGCTGGCTATTCATGTAGTTTTCTACCGACCCTGCGGAGACTGGTTTGGGCTGGCTATTCATGTAGTTTTCTACCGACCCTGCGGAGAGTAGTTTGGGCTGGCTATTCATGTAGTTTTCTACCGACCCTGCGGCGACTGGTTTGGGCTGGCTATTCATGTAGTTTCAGAACCCCAAGGTCTCCAAGTGCACTGTAATCCACTGCTGGGATTGGTGAAATGATGTGGCACAGATATAGAATAGCAGTGTACAGGCTGCTGTAAGAAAGAAGATGGTAAATCGTAAATAGGCGTAAAGTCTGATTTTGGCATTAATTATCAGCTTTCAATCTGATGCCAAACTTTTCATTTAGGATTTTTTTGTCAATGGTCTTTGTATGTCAGATGTTTACAATGTGTCATACCAAACAAAGGGTTAATGTTCCCTGGCTTATAACCTCTGAACCTGATCAATACTACCCCACTTCCTCTCACAGGAGGGTAACAGGTGACCCCACTTTCCCTCAATATCTACATTTTTAAACATAAACACCAACAACATTAAAACCCAAAGCGCTAACAATTACAGTAAAGTCAAAGACACACAGGTTGGCCAATCCAGTTTAAAATCACACCAGAAACGCTTAGAATATGCTAATATTCTCAGGCTGTCACGATTCGGACAATGTTACTGTTTCTTGAGAGATTTTAAGTTGAGCAAATGGCAAGGCCTTGGTCTAACTTTGCCTAAGGCTTGAGGTGGGTTTTATTCTGATGGTCACCTCCTGTTTTCCAATCATGTTGCCTTGCACTCTAATCTGTATTCTGTAAGGTGTCCGAACCCACCTTTGTGAtctgacctctctctttctctttatttccTTCCATTCATCCCTTCCTTCTTCACCTCTCTTCGCTGTGGTTATTGGGGATTAGAGTAAAGATGCTGGTATCAGGACCTTGGTTATGCTGGATGAGCAAGGAGGTAAGTGTCTTGGAGAAGGGAAACCCAATGGGACGACGTTCCCAGCCTTGTATCTGATGTTAAGCGATGAATAACATAACAGTGCATGTTTTGAAGTAGTTAGCTAGAACGACAGATCCTGCCGTATATTTCAACTTGAGTTATTTTCAAGTGCTTTGTACATTGAAATAGACAGATATATGGATGAAGTTACAAAAAACCTCATGTGCTTTTCTTTTACACGTTAAATGTAAACTAACAAATGTAGATATTCTTGATGTTTGAATTGTTTGCTGTGTACTTGCTCATATCCATTGCATGCCAGTTCATAACTAAGGTTTTCTCCAACTACCCCTTTGAAACAGTGATTTCCTCTATTTTAATTTCTGCCCTAATGCATGCTTTATTAGGAATTCCACTGCAGGTCAACAATTCCTTTGAAACCTGATGAAGAAACTAACAACtcttttttttccattttctaACTTTTGGTTTTGTTTGCTAACTGCTTTTTCTTGGTGTGCTAACATGTTTTCTTTGGTTTGCTAACTTCATTACCTTGGTTTCACTAACTGATATTCTTTGGTTTTGCTAACAGTTTTTCATTCGCTTCGCTAACAGCTTTTCTCTGCTTTCGTACCCCAAAGACAACAAGTATACCTCAAAACATTCTCAGGCCAAACACTGCACAACCACCCTTTATTTACTATATTTAAGTCTCCATTATACTTCTGTGCCAAAAGTTGAATTAGAGAAGCCCACTTATCCATAATTTGGGTGAATTGTTCCAGTCATGGGGGTTTATCCCTAAAAGGCCACCAACCGAACAGTAGGCCAACGTGTCAAAGGTGCAGTGATAAAACCGGTTCTGTCTCAGAGTTGGGGAGGTAAACCAAGGATCCATTTAACCACAAAATTCATTCTCATTCTTCCACGGATTTACACACTAACAATTGAACACACTTTTGTATCATCCCTGGTTAAATGCAGTTTGTGAATGCACTGGATTATAGCACGTCATGAGCCACACAAACAAACAGTACAAGTCAACATGTTTAACACACTGTACTCCTCTAAAGGACTACTGTGTTAGCCATATTCCTTAAAGTCTTGTTACTCTATAAAGCAGACGAAGAATGCAGACATGATTTACACCTGATAGTGACCAATAACAAATGTTATATAGAGAAACTAATAACATGGCCTAAACCCTGGTTCAGTTGaaacttcccactgggcacagacatcaaatcaacatctattccacgttcGTTAAACATCATTTCATCGAAATGAGGTGGAAACAACgtagattcaaccagtgtgtgcgtAGTGGGTTATTGGCATTACCACTGGTTTGTTGTGCTTGGATTGACCAGAGGACATAATTGTCCTGCCGGAAGGCATTAGCCTCAATCTAGCCTTCTGATTGGCCAGTTCGACTGCTGTGATCAGATCCTAATGGGGAAAGCCCACGACTGAGGACCTTGATTACAGACTCACTGTAATCTGCTCATTCCTTATCATCCCTCCATATCTTTATCATCCCTCCATATCTTTATCATCCCTCCATATCTTTATCATCCCTCCATATCTTTATCATCCCTCCATATCTTTATCATCCCTCCATATCTTTATCATCCCTCCATATCTTTATCATCCCTCCATATCTTTATCATCCCTCCATATCTTTATCATCCCTCCATATCTTTATCATCCCTCTACATCTCTGTCATCCCGCTATATCTCTGTCatcactctgtatctctgtcatcactctgtatctctatcaTCCCTCTATATCTTTgtcatccctctatccactcATCTCTCCCCTTCTGCAATCCATCCGTCCAGGGTTACAGGGAAGCGTTTTTAaatcatgaatcttgttctggaggcagctctgcagagtagTCACTAGCTGGAACATAAACatcaccctaaccttaaccccactgCTAAccataatgcctaaccctaactttaaattAAGTCCAAAAAGCACAAAAAAATCATGCATTTTTATAATATAGAatattttgactttgcagcttgCACATCTAGCGGAAATCGCGTAGTTCTGCCTCAaggacaagactcatgacaataaacgtcaGCCTGCTCCAGGGTTGCCTCCACAAAGCCCATTTGGACAGCTTGCTAGTTGCTGAGGTGTCTGTAAGCCTGGCTAGCTGCCCTCTGACCTCTGCTTATTGATGGTGTCGTATTGGAGAagcctgaggctgatgcagtgcaCAAGGTTTGAATGAATCACAAAATGAAATAACAAAGAAAGCTGGATGGAAAATATAGGGTTGGGTAATGTTCCACTAGcaaataaatgtattatttcCATTTTAcgttcttcttctcctctgtttAAGTAAAGGTCACATGACTAAGTTGTTGCTACAGTACAAAAGCATGCCAGGGATTTTACAAAGGTGGACAGTGTCAATGGGCTTAGCCTTGACTGTATTCCTGacgtactctactctacctaacAACCTCATCTCACTATAACACATACTGCACGTAATTCCTACGCAGGCTCCTTAACCATGCCCCCGGAGTTGTTCATCCACCCACCTACCTGGGGGGCACACCTCCCACACCAGGACTGTGGTCAACTCCATTTTCAATTAATTTACTGCAGGGAATTAAATGCATTCATTTAAAGACAATTTGATTTAAATAAAACTGAAATTAAATGAATGAGTAAAAAAATCCTCATAGACAATGTTGTCAATTTTCCATTTATTCTGAACTTTCTGCTGAATTGACAATGGAATTTaccacaacccaacccaacccaacccaacccttccccacaccacaccacatcaatAGGACCCACCAGCTACCTTCACCAGGTCCAGACCCCACTGCCCATGAACGGCAAACAGAATTTCCTAGGGGAAGGATACTTTAGGGTAGAATCGGTAGGATTTCACATTGGCCCTAAGTTTCCATGAAGCTACAACCATGGCGAACGTTGTGAAGGGTTATATCTTCAGATTTTCAATTGAAACCATTAATATTTATTTAACATAATTTCCAACACTTAAAAGGCTTCTGTAAAAAGAAATTAGTATATAAAAATGATTTATGGAAACTGAATGTCTCAGTCATGACTTTAATCAGTCCCCAGTACTCATATATTTCTGTCATAGTCAATAAAATTCATTCCACTGCTGTCATCCCTTTGTCCTGACCAGAACAACTGGATCGTGTTGAAGATGGCATGAACCATATTAACCAAGACATGAAGGAGGCCGAGAAAAGTTTAAAAGATTTAGGGAAATGCTGTGGCCTTTTCATATGTCCCTGTAACAAGTAGGTACTGACCCAACGAGCCCAAAGGTTCTTCACTATGTGGTGGCGTCCAGTTCTTTTCCTTTCGTCACAGTGACTGTCTGAATCTGTTGTCTTctctttgtcttctctcctcctttctttcttttgttTCCTTTTCTTCTCACGTGCTTCGTTCTGTGGGGGATAAATTACTTGTGTTTAATCAGAGCAAATGGAGCGCATCGAGGAGGGAATGGACCAAATCAATAAGGACATGAAGGATGCAGAAAAGAATTTGAACGATCTAGGAGCATTCTGTGGTCTTTGCTCCTGTCCTTGTAACAAGTaggtgctgcctgcctgcctgcctgccattaaAACCAGGGTACAAGTGGCGTCATAGTGGTCAGTAGTGCGCTAGTCTTCTCCAGCTCTAACCAGACTGACTCCtcccctctaacctctaacctctgacctcttaCCTCCACGCTCAATAACTTAGCCTGAACCAAGGATGCCATGACGGCAtaagacaggcacacacacacacacttccacacaAGACATGTTGTCTCGCACAcatgctgtacacacacacacacacacacacacacacacacacacacacacacacacacacacacacacacacacacacacacacacacacacacacacacacacacacacacacacacacacacacacagtgactgaCAGGAGCCTCAGGTCCTCATGGGTCTCGCTCTAGTGATCCTCCGGGCAGGCCTCCAGACATATCCCAGAATCCTTTGCACCATCCGCAGGCTCGGCTCAGGAGCTCCCCACAGGCCCATCTGTCACAGCCAACGCTGAACCAGGGTGTCAGAACAGTGCATGGAGGTTGTTAACAACAATGCACTGTTAGCCTATACAGTGTGTAGAGAGTATCCGAGGTCCCCTCAGCAGCATAATAGCCATGCTGACTACTGCCCACAAAATGTCCAAACACTTCCTGTCCCTAACTAGTAATGCTAGACAGGACATTCTATGACCCCTGAACACATCCAACCACCAAAGCTTCTATCCATCCGCAAACCAAACTCTCCTCCACTCAGACCAGGTCAAAACTCATTAGCAGTGCCCTTCTCCAAGCACCATTCTCCAAGTACCCTTCTCGTCCAAGCAAACTTCTCGTTTGCACACTTACATAAGAGTCCATAGAACAACACCATTCTCCACTTGCCAGACTATCAAAGCCACTATAGCCAGTACTACTATCAAAGCCACTATAGCCACTACTACTATCATAGCCACTATAGTTACTATTACTATCATAGCCACTATAGTTACTATTACTATCATAGCCACTGTAAGATTCCAAGACTGCTTAACATTTTCCTCATCTGCATGTAAATACACACCATCAGACAACCAAACAAGCTGACATCTGTAGAGTAGATCAGTAGCAGCATGGCATGCGTGagccattctctctcactctctctctctctctctctctctctctctctctctctctctctctctctctctctctctctctctctctctctctctctctctctctctctctctctctctctctctctctctctctctctctctctctctctcactctctctctctctctctctctctctcactctctctcactctctctctcactctctctctctctctctctctctctctctctctctctctctctctctctctcacccaataATGACTACTGACTGGAATGACAGGAAGAGCATGACCCTTGAATGCCATGCATGCTGGTAATGCACTGAGAGTAATGGTACACATGATGAAATACTGATGCTGATGATGTTCATGATGAACTCCTGTTATTTGTCATATAATTGTAGTCCGGGGCCTCAGATTAATTTACCACTATTATGGAAGCCACTAGAACAATTAGTATATTAGGTTGACTGAAACCCAGGGCTACATTCTAGTTCTCTAGATTTAAACTGGAGAAAAACATCTCAACCCACTGGATTTAACCTCTATTGTAGGTGTCTTTCTTCTTATTCCAATCAAATGGAATTGATCCAATCAAATTGATTTGGTCCAATCGAATGGAATTGATCCAATCAAATGGAATGAAGCTTCTTCACTAGTAGTACTATTGGGATTTAATATTTTATCAGCCTGTCGATCAAAAGCGTTCACCCTGATGAgggtctgtctgcatgtctgatTGACATAATATCCAAATAGGTCCAGTTATACTGTTAAAGTTTATGGAggttatacagtatgtgtcacccAAACAGGTCCACTCCCGTCAGGGACTCGGGAGTTTATCACCCAAAACATATTTTTAGCTGATAAaaggagaaataaagaaagaTATAGCGAGAAAGTTACACATGGCACATGGAAAGGATGCGATAACCGAACTGTAGCCTATACAACACAAATTGTATAACATCATTGAGACGGGTGaatgtaggaggagaggaggagagttaaACAGGCAgtatgtctgactgtgtgtgtttaaccACAGTGGTCTGTCAGCGCTGTCAGAGAGCCAAGAGAACCGTCGCCCCAGTCCATTTCTATAAATACTAGCTCAGTGGGAGGGCTAATAATCAGCCATCTTTTCTATCCTCTGATAAAACAAGAAATGTTACAGAAAGGAAATATCTACCGTCCCCACTCTGAAAGGTTACAGAAAGGAAATATCTACCGTCCCCACTCTGAAAGGTTACAGAAAGGAAATATCTACCGTCCCCACTCTGAAAGGTTACAGAAAGGAAATATCTACCGTCCCCACTCTGAAAGGTTACAGAAAGGAAATATCTACCGTCCCCACTCTGAAAGGTTACAGAAAGGAAATATCTACCGTCCCCACTCTGAAAGGTTACAGAAAGGAAATATCTACCGTCCCCACTCTGAAAGGTTACAGAAAGGAAATATCTACCGTCCCCACTCTGAAAGGTTACAGAAAGGAAATATCTACCGTCCCCACTCTGAAAGGTTACAGAAAGGAAATATCTACCGTCCCCACTCTGAAAGGTTACAGAAAGGAAATATCTACCGTCCCCACTCTGAAATGTTACAGAAAGGAAATATCTACCGTCCCCACTCTGAAAGGTTACAGAAAGGAAATATCTACCGTCCCCACTCTGAAAGGTTACAGAAAGGAAATATCTACCGTCCCCACTCTGAAAGGTTACAGAAAGGCATTAAATCAATTAAGCTATTTGGTTTCAGaatgaggacagacagacatggttttAGGGAAAGAAATAAAAAGAAAAACACAGGTAAATATAAAACGATAGCTCAGGGTTCTCTCATGCTCCATGTTGAATGTTATGATGCAGAGAACATTTTAAATAATGGCCTactagatacagtatatcatacATTTCACACAGACAGATATTTTGTGATTATTGTTACGATCTTAACAACTGCAGTGTACTAATAAACTCATTAAGCGGAGCCTGAAGCAAAGACTCACCCAGTGCCTCCTTAGACAGTTGTCATGGTTAGATCTCTGTCAGACAGAGTACATAGAGAATCTAGATACAGTTCATCTTGTTTACCTCGCAGTATTTGTTAGAGCTACTGCTatataataatgaataataatgaatttatatatttataaagcGCATTTCTCACACTCGAGGTGCTAAAAGGTATTACATAAATCATATTTATTCCctgaatcaaaatcaaatcaaatccaattgtatttgtcacatgcgctgaatacaacaggtgtagtagaccttaccgtcaaatgcttacttacaagcccttaaccaacaaagcagtttTAATTAAGaaaaattacattttaattttttaaagagtaacaataaaataacaataacgagtctatatacaggtggtactggtacctAGTCGCGAAACCGAAATCGAGGAAGCCTACGTTTTGTCAAAGATCTCATCTTCTGACTGAGCCGGATAACTTTTACTGATCAACCTTAAGTCTATGTGGTTTCCTTCCTTACTAGATAGATTTACAACCTGAACAAGACACTTGATGTTGAAAAAGAAGCATACTCTACAGTGTTACATTCTGTTACGTTCCTCCAGTTTGTTTTCTTTTGCAGTTCTTCACACCTGTCCCCAACGATGTGGCAGTCCTGTTTCTCAGTGTTGTCTGTCTGCCAAAGCCTTGTGTCTCTGTTCTGTGTCACGTAGAGTCACACTGAGGCTGTGtctcagatggcaccctattcccagggCTGGATGtttgtaggggatagggtgccatttcagatgcaaccTGGGATATACCATTGTGAGGGGGGCGGCGGGGGGGACGACGACATTTCAATATGAAGGAATGCTTTGGGGCGGGTGGGGGAGGGTGGCACAAAGTGAGTAATCCTAACTGTTGTTTACAAAATGCATGAAAATACTAATGTCACATCTTTCAGCTGGGAAAAGGCATGTGTCTCAGCATACTAAACATTTCttaatatacagtacagtatgttatatACCTAGGAGATATAACATCGCGTCACACTAATGATGATAAAATTAGAGAATGATGGAATGACCAAACCCATGCCTGCTCTCTCTGCTTTGCTTGGTTAGTCTCTAGTCTTTCGACCTGTTTCTCATATTTCTATGTGACGGATCGATGCATGATGCTACAGTTACACCTGATAGATGATACCTAGCAGTGGTTAAgcctcaccctcctcttcctcggtCCACCGCAGGATGAAGAGTGGAGGCAGCAAGGCTTGGGGGAACAACCAGGATGGAGTGGTGGCCAGCCAGCCTGCCCGCGTGGTGGACGAACGCGAACAGATGGCCATCAGTGGAGGATTCATCCGCAGGTgtgggaggggttggggggtggtggggggggggggggcgtggaGGAACCGGTGGGTTGTTGATGTAGGGACCAGGGATATCCTGTTATTTATAATTGTGGGAGCTGTATGGACCAGTGATATCCTGTTATATAGAGTTGTGGGAGCTGTAGGGACCAGTGATATCCTGTTATTTATAATTGTGGGAGCTGTAGGGACCAGTGATATCCTGTTATATAGAGTTGTGGGAGCTGTAGGGACCAGTGATATCCTGTTATATAGAGTTGGGGAGCTGTAGGGTCCAGGGATATCCTGTTATTTATAATTGTGGGAGCTGTAGGGACCAGTGATATCCTGTTATATAGAGTTGGGGAGCTGTAGGGTCCAGTGATATCCTGTTATTTATAATTGTGGGAGCTGTAGGGACCAGTGATATCCTGTTATATAGAGTTGTGGGAGCTGTAGGGACCAGTGATATCCTGTTATTTATAATTGTGGGAGCTGTAGGGACCAGTGATATCCTGTTATATAGAGTTGGGGAGCTGTAGGGTCCAGGGATATCCTGTTATATAGAGTtgaggagctgtagggaccagtGATATCCTGTTATATAGAGTTGGGGAGCTGTAGGGTCCAGTGATATCCTGTTATATAGCGTtgaggagctgtagggaccagtGATATCCTGTTATATAGAGTTGAGGAGCTATAGGGACCAGTGATATCCTGTTATATAGAGTTGGGGAGCTGTAGGGTCCAGTGATATCCTGTTATTTATAATTGTGGGAGCTGTAGGGACCAGTGATATCCTGTTATATAGAGTtgaggagctgtagggaccagtGATATCCTGTTATATAGCGTTGTGGGAGCTGTAGGGACCAGGGATATCCTGTTATATAGAGTTGGGGAGCTGTAGGGTCCAGGGATATCCTGTTATTTATAATTGTGGGAGCTGTAGGGACCAGTGATATCCTGTTATATAGAGTTGGGGAGCTGTAGGGTCCAGTGATATCCTGTTATTTATAATTGTGGGAGCTGTAGGGACCAGT is from Oncorhynchus gorbuscha isolate QuinsamMale2020 ecotype Even-year linkage group LG14, OgorEven_v1.0, whole genome shotgun sequence and encodes:
- the LOC123995316 gene encoding synaptosomal-associated protein 25-A-like; its protein translation is MAEDLDMRNELSDMQQRADQLGDESLESTRRMLQLVEESKDAGIRTLVMLDEQGEQMERIEEGMDQINKDMKDAEKNLNDLGAFCGLCSCPCNKMKSGGSKAWGNNQDGVVASQPARVVDEREQMAISGGFIRRVTDDARENEMDENLEQVGGIIGNLRHMALDMGNEIDTQNRQIDRIMEKADSNKTRIDEANQRATKMLGSG